The following proteins are encoded in a genomic region of Saccharopolyspora antimicrobica:
- the asnB gene encoding asparagine synthase (glutamine-hydrolyzing), which yields MCGITGWVSYGADLVGQRHVIDEMTATMACRGPDETGTWVRRDVALGHRRLAIIDLPGGTQPMEVETPGGSVVLVYSGETYNFTELRAELGGRGHRFRTDSDTEVVLRGYLEWGEGLAERLNGMYAFAIWDERERKLVMIRDRMGVKPFYYFPTPDGVLFGSEPKAILANPLVPRVVDSTGLRELMAFTKAPGWSLWKDMHEVEPGTVVRVDAGGIRTAVYWTLETRPHTDDRETTIETVRELLVDTVDRQLVADVPRCVLLSGGLDSSAITGMAAARLAEQGEQLRTFSVDFSGQEENFQPDELRDAPDAPFVRDVAKLVGSAHQDVVLDPADLTDPAVRRAAVRAKDIPTGLGDMDISLYLLFKAIRAESTVALSGESADEVFGGYRWFHDDSAHNTTTFPWLAFQNAVSTDRTAFLRPDVRDHLDVPAYIGDEYAAAVARIDHLDGESAEERRMRTVCNLHLTRFVRVLLDRKDRISMAVGLEVRVPFCDHRIVEYVYNTPWSMKTFDGKEKSLLRRAAEHVLPPSVVGRVKSPYPSTQDPGYAAAMQAQARELHAESAHPVFELIDRGWLRRTVEMDPAAMPGPTRHSLDRMLDLYHWFEIHNPQIQLS from the coding sequence GTGTGCGGGATAACCGGCTGGGTTTCCTACGGAGCCGACCTCGTCGGCCAGCGGCACGTCATCGACGAGATGACGGCGACCATGGCCTGCCGGGGGCCGGACGAGACCGGTACCTGGGTGCGCCGCGACGTCGCGCTCGGGCACCGCAGGCTCGCCATCATCGACCTCCCCGGCGGCACCCAGCCGATGGAGGTCGAGACGCCGGGCGGATCGGTCGTCTTGGTCTACAGCGGGGAGACCTACAACTTCACCGAGCTGCGCGCCGAACTCGGCGGTCGAGGGCACCGCTTCCGCACCGACAGCGACACCGAGGTGGTGCTGCGCGGCTACCTGGAGTGGGGCGAAGGGCTGGCCGAGCGGCTCAACGGGATGTACGCGTTCGCGATCTGGGACGAGCGCGAGCGGAAGCTGGTGATGATCCGCGATCGCATGGGGGTCAAGCCCTTCTACTACTTCCCGACCCCGGACGGCGTGCTGTTCGGTTCCGAGCCGAAGGCGATCCTGGCCAATCCGCTGGTGCCGCGGGTCGTGGACTCCACCGGGCTGCGCGAGCTGATGGCCTTCACCAAGGCGCCCGGCTGGTCGCTGTGGAAGGACATGCACGAGGTCGAGCCCGGGACCGTGGTCCGGGTGGACGCAGGCGGGATCCGCACCGCGGTGTACTGGACGCTGGAAACCCGGCCGCACACCGACGACCGGGAGACCACCATCGAGACGGTGCGCGAGTTGCTGGTCGACACCGTCGACCGCCAGCTCGTCGCGGACGTGCCCCGCTGCGTGCTGCTCTCCGGCGGTCTGGACTCCAGCGCGATCACCGGCATGGCCGCGGCGCGGCTGGCCGAGCAGGGCGAGCAGCTGCGGACGTTCTCGGTGGACTTCTCGGGCCAGGAGGAGAACTTCCAGCCGGACGAGCTGCGCGACGCCCCGGACGCGCCGTTCGTCCGGGACGTGGCCAAGCTGGTCGGCTCGGCGCACCAGGACGTCGTGCTGGACCCGGCCGACCTCACCGATCCCGCCGTGCGCCGCGCGGCCGTGCGCGCCAAGGACATACCCACCGGCCTGGGCGACATGGACATCTCGCTGTACCTGCTGTTCAAGGCCATCCGGGCCGAGTCCACGGTCGCGCTGTCGGGTGAGTCCGCCGACGAGGTGTTCGGCGGCTACCGGTGGTTCCACGACGATTCGGCGCACAACACGACGACCTTCCCGTGGCTGGCGTTCCAGAACGCGGTCAGCACCGACCGGACGGCGTTCCTGCGCCCGGACGTCCGCGATCACCTCGACGTGCCGGCCTACATCGGTGACGAGTACGCGGCCGCCGTCGCCCGGATCGACCACCTGGACGGCGAGAGCGCCGAGGAACGCCGGATGCGCACGGTGTGCAACCTGCACCTGACCCGCTTCGTCCGGGTCCTCCTCGACCGCAAGGACCGCATCTCGATGGCGGTGGGCCTCGAAGTGCGGGTCCCGTTCTGCGATCACCGGATCGTCGAGTACGTCTACAACACGCCGTGGTCGATGAAGACCTTCGACGGCAAGGAGAAGAGCCTGCTGCGCCGCGCGGCCGAGCACGTGCTCCCGCCGTCGGTCGTGGGCCGGGTCAAGAGCCCGTACCCGTCGACCCAGGACCCCGGGTACGCGGCGGCGATGCAAGCGCAGGCCCGGGAGCTGCACGCCGAGTCCGCGCACCCGGTCTTCGAGCTGATCGATCGCGGCTGGTTGCGCCGGACGGTCGAGATGGACCCGGCCGCGATGCCGGGACCGACCCGGCACAGCCTGGACCGGATGCTGGACCTGTACCACTGGTTCGAGATCCACAATCCGCAGATCCAGCTGAGCTGA
- a CDS encoding ATP-binding protein, giving the protein MLHGRDEELAAVDRVLVGARAGRSGVLVVRGEAGIGKSALLEHAAASAAGMRVLRGVGIESEAPLPFAGLHLLLNGLTDRIGELPEPQSTALRSALSLAPSQGNDRFLVGVALLTLLSELAEEQPLLCIVDDAHWLDHASNDALLFAARRLEAEPIALLFAARDLHAPPFPAHGVAELRLTPLPAAAAQQLLDEHAGDLPRHVQARIAHDARGNPLALHEYSAAQRAGRPTAQPAPLPAHSRIQQTFAGRIEELPTATRTLLLVTAAEATGRPDVVFEAARKFGAGVADLAAAEHQRLVRHVDGRLDFRHPLIRSAVYQSATLGEKLAVHAELAEVFGWRHDICQRAWHLAAATTGPDEAVAAALVEAGEADRALGGYASVAAAYERAAALSPDPADRGARLLTAAHAAYEAGQNERVSALASEAAVHLKDPKSWAECQTLHATLADEGGRPLEAHRILVDEAAAVAEHDERAASRMLFSAVETAWVAADFDAVARVRTLGGDEVDLLARAALGLNAPHPDGLADGVSALRALIDAGAPCLKVAWWHLLLGDHRAAHDWSLTAERETRSRGAVGSLLHVLGVLARTQLHQGQRHDALASGAEALRIAKDIGQRQAVAHASTVLAHLAAMDGDEQRCADLAAEARRPGVGHSYVRAACALGLLDLGLGRHEAVWDRLSTLVDGANRMDALSAVPDLVEAAARLGRHVHGPVERYVRWAELVEQPWARGIAQRCLALLGPADEAEHRYAEAVHLGRQAGGRPFELARTELLYGEWLRRQRRRIDARPLLRSAAEEFERLGAEPWAKRARAELRATGETQLAQAPDLLGTLTPQELQVVRLASEGLSNRDIGAQLFLSPRTVGYHLYKAYPKLGITSRNELARVLQSRTPDQETTSVSLGST; this is encoded by the coding sequence ATGCTTCACGGCCGGGACGAAGAGCTGGCCGCGGTCGACAGGGTGCTCGTCGGCGCCCGCGCGGGGCGCAGCGGTGTTCTCGTGGTCCGCGGCGAGGCCGGGATCGGCAAGTCCGCGCTGCTGGAGCACGCGGCGGCGAGCGCAGCGGGCATGCGCGTGCTCCGCGGGGTCGGGATCGAGTCCGAGGCGCCTCTCCCCTTCGCCGGGCTGCACCTGCTGCTCAACGGCCTGACCGACCGCATCGGCGAGCTGCCCGAGCCGCAGTCGACAGCGCTGCGGTCGGCGCTCTCGCTCGCCCCTTCGCAGGGCAACGACCGGTTCCTGGTCGGGGTGGCGCTGCTGACGCTGCTCTCCGAACTGGCCGAGGAACAGCCGCTCCTGTGCATTGTGGACGATGCGCACTGGCTGGATCACGCTTCGAACGACGCGCTCCTGTTCGCCGCGCGCCGGCTGGAAGCCGAGCCCATCGCGCTGCTGTTCGCGGCTCGCGACCTGCACGCACCGCCGTTCCCCGCGCACGGCGTCGCCGAGCTGCGCTTGACACCGCTGCCCGCCGCAGCGGCCCAGCAGCTGCTCGACGAGCACGCCGGTGATCTCCCCCGCCACGTTCAGGCGCGAATAGCTCACGACGCGCGAGGTAATCCGCTCGCGCTGCACGAGTACTCCGCCGCGCAGCGCGCGGGCAGGCCGACCGCGCAGCCCGCACCGCTGCCGGCGCACAGCCGGATCCAGCAGACCTTCGCCGGCCGGATCGAGGAGCTGCCGACCGCCACTCGGACGTTGCTGCTGGTCACGGCCGCGGAAGCCACCGGCCGGCCGGACGTGGTGTTCGAGGCCGCGCGGAAGTTCGGCGCCGGTGTCGCGGATCTGGCCGCCGCCGAGCACCAGCGCCTGGTGCGCCACGTCGACGGCAGGCTGGACTTCCGGCACCCGCTGATCCGGTCCGCGGTCTACCAGTCGGCCACGCTGGGCGAGAAGCTGGCGGTGCACGCCGAACTCGCCGAGGTGTTCGGGTGGCGGCACGACATCTGCCAGCGCGCCTGGCACCTGGCGGCGGCGACCACCGGGCCGGACGAGGCGGTGGCGGCCGCGCTGGTCGAGGCGGGCGAGGCCGATCGCGCGCTCGGCGGCTACGCCTCGGTCGCGGCGGCCTACGAGCGAGCCGCAGCGCTGAGCCCCGACCCGGCGGATCGCGGCGCCCGGCTGCTCACCGCCGCGCACGCGGCGTACGAGGCAGGCCAGAACGAACGCGTGAGCGCCCTGGCGAGCGAAGCCGCGGTCCACCTGAAGGACCCGAAGTCGTGGGCCGAGTGCCAGACCCTGCACGCAACGCTGGCCGACGAGGGTGGCAGGCCGCTGGAAGCGCACCGGATTCTCGTCGACGAGGCGGCCGCCGTCGCCGAGCACGACGAACGCGCCGCGAGCCGAATGCTGTTCTCCGCAGTCGAAACCGCCTGGGTGGCAGCGGATTTCGATGCTGTGGCGCGCGTCCGGACACTCGGCGGCGACGAAGTCGATCTGCTGGCCAGAGCTGCGCTCGGCTTGAACGCACCGCACCCCGACGGCCTCGCGGACGGGGTGTCGGCACTGCGCGCACTGATCGACGCAGGAGCTCCGTGCCTCAAGGTCGCCTGGTGGCACCTGCTCCTGGGCGATCACCGAGCCGCCCACGACTGGTCCCTGACCGCCGAGCGGGAGACCCGTTCCCGAGGCGCGGTCGGCTCGCTGCTCCACGTGCTCGGCGTGCTCGCCCGCACGCAGCTCCACCAGGGGCAGCGGCACGATGCGCTGGCCAGCGGCGCGGAGGCGCTGCGCATCGCGAAGGACATCGGCCAGCGCCAAGCCGTCGCCCATGCCTCGACCGTGCTCGCCCACCTCGCCGCGATGGACGGCGACGAGCAGCGCTGTGCGGATCTGGCCGCCGAAGCACGGCGTCCGGGAGTGGGACACAGCTACGTGCGCGCGGCCTGCGCCCTCGGTCTGCTGGACCTCGGCCTCGGCAGGCACGAGGCGGTCTGGGACCGGTTGAGCACCCTGGTCGACGGAGCGAACCGGATGGACGCGCTGTCCGCGGTGCCCGACCTGGTCGAAGCGGCCGCCCGCTTGGGAAGGCACGTGCACGGGCCCGTGGAGCGCTACGTGCGCTGGGCCGAGCTCGTCGAGCAGCCGTGGGCGCGCGGAATCGCGCAGCGCTGCCTGGCCCTGCTGGGTCCGGCCGATGAGGCCGAGCACCGGTACGCCGAAGCGGTGCACCTCGGGCGGCAGGCGGGCGGGCGACCGTTCGAGCTCGCGCGCACCGAGCTGCTGTACGGGGAATGGCTGCGCAGGCAGCGGCGCCGCATCGACGCCCGCCCGCTGCTGCGATCGGCCGCCGAGGAGTTCGAACGGCTCGGTGCCGAGCCGTGGGCGAAGCGGGCGCGGGCCGAGCTGCGCGCGACGGGTGAAACGCAGCTCGCTCAGGCACCTGACCTGCTGGGCACGTTGACGCCGCAGGAACTGCAAGTAGTGCGACTGGCCTCGGAAGGGCTGAGCAACCGGGACATCGGCGCGCAGCTCTTCCTCAGCCCGAGGACCGTCGGCTACCACCTCTACAAGGCGTACCCGAAGCTCGGCATCACATCCCGGAACGAACTGGCCCGCGTGCTCCAGAGCCGGACGCCGGATCAGGAGACGACCTCGGTCAGCCTCGGCAGCACGTGA
- a CDS encoding NAD(P)H-binding protein yields MNEQDAVLVIGATGNVGRQVVRELVAAGTPVRALTRNPGAARLPSAAQVVQGDHADPDTLRPHLAGVRAAFLVWPRLDDTGTARELVDLLAEHVDRIVFLSSAAVRDDLDEQEELIGRAHREIELAIERSGVRWTFLRPWAFAANALEWAEAARAGDVVRGVLGDHPVTMIDERDIAAVAVRALTEEGHAGAAYELTGPELLSPVQRVRLIGEETGVELRWAELSDEQWQQRLLAMGFDDDDAKAFRENFRASLGTPQPITDAVREVTGKPARTFRDWLRWRAAEFTDPVPEVGAPEAGVVLMSTWTLDDPQRQRAAADAVLEAWAEGTWPPGLLRHSVLLGTDGETVLHYSQWTDEAAVAAFREADPPERVKRIDDEVPGIRRNGVTDYRLYRSRVDSGSLRPGCVVVVSFRTDTAETGRGFVDQLLSWQAAELPDGSIGGMSSNHFHVGVEGTSVVNYAEFADEAAHQAVVDGMLGADDTVPRMIENTPGLTGLGFQRFVPYRGLTRS; encoded by the coding sequence ATGAACGAGCAAGACGCGGTGCTGGTCATCGGAGCGACGGGCAATGTGGGGCGACAGGTCGTGCGGGAGCTGGTGGCGGCCGGGACACCGGTCCGCGCCCTGACCCGCAACCCCGGGGCCGCGCGGCTGCCGAGCGCCGCGCAGGTCGTCCAGGGCGACCACGCGGACCCGGACACCCTGCGCCCGCACCTGGCGGGAGTGCGCGCGGCCTTCCTGGTCTGGCCGCGCCTCGACGACACCGGCACGGCCCGCGAGCTGGTCGACCTGCTCGCCGAGCACGTCGACCGGATCGTGTTCCTGTCCTCCGCCGCGGTCCGCGACGACCTCGACGAGCAGGAGGAGCTGATCGGCCGGGCGCACCGGGAGATCGAGCTGGCGATCGAGCGCTCGGGAGTGCGGTGGACCTTCCTGCGGCCGTGGGCGTTCGCCGCGAACGCGCTGGAGTGGGCCGAAGCAGCCCGCGCGGGAGACGTCGTGCGCGGTGTGCTCGGCGATCACCCGGTCACCATGATCGACGAGCGGGACATCGCCGCGGTCGCCGTCCGCGCCCTGACCGAGGAAGGGCACGCCGGAGCCGCGTACGAGCTGACCGGGCCGGAACTGCTGAGCCCGGTCCAGCGGGTCCGGCTGATCGGTGAGGAAACCGGTGTGGAACTGCGGTGGGCCGAGCTGTCCGACGAGCAGTGGCAGCAGCGGCTGCTGGCGATGGGCTTCGACGATGACGACGCCAAGGCGTTCCGCGAGAACTTCCGGGCGTCGCTGGGCACTCCGCAGCCGATCACCGACGCGGTGCGGGAGGTCACCGGGAAGCCTGCCCGCACCTTCCGCGACTGGCTGCGCTGGCGCGCGGCCGAGTTCACCGACCCGGTGCCCGAGGTCGGCGCCCCGGAAGCGGGCGTGGTGCTGATGAGCACTTGGACGCTGGACGACCCGCAGCGCCAGCGCGCGGCGGCCGACGCGGTGCTGGAGGCGTGGGCGGAGGGAACGTGGCCGCCCGGACTGCTGCGGCACAGCGTTCTCCTCGGCACGGACGGTGAAACCGTCCTCCACTACTCACAGTGGACGGACGAGGCGGCGGTGGCGGCGTTCCGCGAAGCCGACCCGCCGGAGCGCGTCAAGCGCATCGATGACGAGGTGCCCGGCATCCGCCGCAACGGAGTGACCGACTACCGGCTGTACCGCAGCAGGGTCGACAGCGGTTCCCTCCGCCCGGGTTGCGTGGTCGTGGTGTCCTTCCGCACCGACACCGCCGAGACCGGCCGGGGCTTCGTGGACCAGCTGCTGTCCTGGCAGGCGGCCGAACTGCCGGACGGATCGATCGGCGGGATGTCCTCGAACCACTTCCACGTCGGCGTCGAGGGCACCAGCGTCGTCAACTACGCGGAGTTCGCCGACGAAGCCGCCCACCAGGCGGTGGTGGACGGCATGCTCGGTGCCGACGACACCGTGCCCCGGATGATCGAGAACACCCCCGGCCTCACCGGCCTCGGTTTCCAGCGCTTCGTCCCCTACCGGGGCCTCACCCGCAGCTGA